CAACAGGACGCGCAGTCTAGTGAGCCACCTGTGATGTGAAATAAGAAACCTGCATTTGGTCACAGAAAGTGTAGTGGGGAGGGGATAATTAAAAGTGAGTAAGGGGAGAAGCTCGTAGGCGACAGTCACTTTTCAAGACCAGTCTGCAGGTGCTAGACTATCTCTCatcgaatatatatatatttttttagcatGATGTAACAAAGATTGTTTTCTCAAAGAAAATAAAGTAATTGTAGGGGAATAGCACGGTGGCGTAGCCAGTTTATTTTCAATGTAGCTGGACACGGAATAGTTGCTCTCCATTTTTCAAAGGACAATGATGGACTTCAAATGGACACTAATGAGTAATTAAATGCTATGAAAATAGGGGTGCCTATTCATTTGAAGTATTTCTCATTCATTCATACGCGTTTGGCGCTATAATTATGGATAATATTTTCAGGAGAAAGAGGATATTGAAAACTCTCCTGAGTTTGTCTCTCGTTTTTGCGTCTTTAGTGATGATTTCCAAGTTCAAGCTTGTGGATAACAGCATCAAGGACGACATGGAGGTTAAAAGCATGGGACAGGCCGGTTGGTGTGGACCTGAGTGTGATTTATACAAAGGAAAACGCAGTTTGGGAAACTACTCGCCGCCAGTTATTGGTGATGATTTGGTTGCGCCACGGGTGACCGTCTCCAACACTACAGCGTCTACTTGGGATGTACACGTTATGAACTGCAGTGAAGATTCAGCCGTAAGGAAAAATGATTGGTTTCGACGTTTGGATACGAGGTTCCACCAGTTTGTGTTGCACAGACATTGTCGATATTTCCCAATGTTGATAAACCATCCGGATAAGTGCAGGAATGGAGACGTGCACCTGCTCATGGTGGTGAAATCCGTTATAGAACAGCACGATAGGCGAGAGGCAGTGCGCAATACCTGGGGTAGGGAACAAACAATTGATGGTAAGAGAATAAAAACGCTGTTTCTCCTTGGAAGCCCTACAAATGGCAAAGACACTAAAAACCTTCAAAAGTTGATTGAGTATGAGGACATGATATATGGAGACATTCTCCAATGGGATTTTATGGACACATTTTTCAACCTCACCTTGAAAGAGGTAAATTTTCTGAAATGGTTTGATATTCACTGCTGCAGTGCCAAGTTTATATTCAAAGGGGGATGATGACGTTTTCGTAAATACGAATAACTTGCTGGAACTTATTCGTTTCAAGACTGAGGACCGCAAAGTTCTAAATGTATTTGTTGGGGACACCATCTCCAAAGCCATCCCCATCAGAAACCGCCAGAGCAAATATTACATCCCCAAAGAGTTGTTTGACAGACCGTACCCACCttatgttggtggtggtgggtttTTAATGTCCTCACAATTAGCTCGGAGACTGTTCGTGGTTTCAGAGGACTTGGAGCTCTATCCGATTGATGATGTATTTTTGGGAATGTGCCTACAGAAGCTACACTTGGCACCTGAGATGCACCCAGGATTTAGGACCTTTGGCATCATGAAACGCAGAGTGAGCCCAATGAACAGCGAACCGTGCTTTTTCAAAAAACCTAATCGTAGTCCATAAACTGAGCCCTCAGGAGCTACTCATGATGTGGAGCGTAGTAGAAAATAAGGAGCTGGTTTGCGCCAAAAGGACTGCACCATGAGTGTCAACCTACAGCTCAAAAAGGACTCAAAGGTTATGCAAAAAATATTGTAAGCTTTTACAATTGAATTGTAATATTTGTATGTAGGCCTAGTAGGGCACTAAAAGATCCAACTAAGAAAGAATGTGAAAACAATCatgcagtgattttttttttttaaacaaatgtttATGAATGACATTCTTTCATTATCACCTACCTGTTTGTTAATGTTTTTCTAATGTAGATAGGTAGACCCAAATCCCAACAGGAAAACCAAATAAGTGAATGCACATTCCTTGGTCTACAAGATGAACCACTTTTTCAGCCAAATCTGTAAATAAATGGCAGCCTTTGACACTGAAAAACCCTTTTCATGCTACAGTTTTAGTGCTTTTGAGTTTTGAGATGATGGATGTGTTAGTAACACTGAAAAGGTGGAGATTACATGAAAATATAATTGGGTAAAGAATACATTCTAGAACACATATTGAATTATATTTTAAGAGTCAAAACTAGTTTTTGGTTTGATGTTTGTAACAGATTCAATAAATATGTATTCGTTATACCAGTGTTTTACTCTAGTGCTGGGTAAGAGTTGAGGGCTACTGGGTGGATATCAAACACTAATTGTTGGTGTAGAAGATTGCAACAGGTGCCTCTAAAATACATATTTTGCAACTCAAACAAAACAGAAAAAGAGCAACATCAGCACTGTCCAGCTTCATTTAGCTTTATTTAATCAAACATGGATGTTTCAATCTGCACAAAATGGTTGTAAATCTACAGTCAATACTGATGGATATGTTCTCAAAATACACAAGGACAATATATACACCTACGTAATTGAATAAATATGAGACAAACCTAAGTCACTAATGCAACATTATAAAGCTTTAGGGCCCTATTCCGTGTTGTGGAGAACGCGGACGGAATCACGTATTGCAGACATTACaacggaattcaacaatattcacATAGCCTAGGTATTGAATTTAGTAAGAAATCAACCAAATCCATTGAACTTAAtagaaaatgtattaatttgCCCAAGTGAATCATAAGACACGAACAACCATTTAATGTGGATGAATTACCTGACGTATGAAATAAATCACGACCGGGTTGATGGTAACATGAGATGCCGGTACAAGTTTATAGCCTAAATGCCCACAGACaatttgtgtcggtaaaatttgGTATGCGTGAATTGGGTGAGGAAACGCCTTTATGcgtaaatattgatataataaccatcatatcgaagtaaacttggagtcacgtgatgaTATGGCGTGCGGTCCTCCCAAGACTCAGGAAAGCATCATCTATTAGGCTACTGATAAAATAAGTGATCATCTTCAacgggtggtgaaagtgcaagctTGAGTGCTCCTTTACAATAAATATAGTATCTTAATCTGGTTACATGATGATCGATGTTTGGCTGGcattttacaaaaacattttttctCCATATCTGTGAGCTGTTGAGCTGTTGGATAGAGCGCAGTaccaagaccagagtggacacATTCGCTATAATGCATTTaattttgtgtgacaaaaccatcagtagagttgaaaatgcaatggaaccCCATTTAACTTATATATTTTATTCGGTACACGGGAATGTAACCGTAAAAAGTATTTGTATGTGCTCTATGTCATCACACACGCATACCTTTATCCACAACAAGTAGGGTGGGGAGtgtcttttactaaggagtggctttcgtctggccactctacctaccataaaggcctgattggtaaagtgctgcagagatggttgttcttctggaaggttctcccatctccacagaggaactctggagctctgtcagagtgaccatcgggttcttggtcacctcctgaccaagtaccttctccccccgattgctcagtttggccgggcggccagctctaggaagagtcttggtggttccaaacttcttccatttaagaatgatggggaggccactgtgttctttgggaccttcaatgctgaagacattttttggtagccttccctggatctgtgcctcgacacaatcctgtctcggagctctacggacaattccttcgacctcatggcttggtttttgctctgacatgcactgtcaactatgggaccttaaatagacacgTGTATGCCTTTCTAAAtcgtgtccaatcaatagaatttaccacaggtagactccaatcaagttgtagaaacatctcaaggatgatcaatggaaacaggatgcacctgagctcaatttcaagtctcgatagtaaagggtctgaataccgatgtaaatgtgatatctggtttttttttaatacatttgcaaacatttcttaaaacctgttatctctttgtcattatgggttatattgtgtatattgaggacatttttttatttaatccattttagaataaggccgtaatgtaacaaaatgtggaaaagtgaaggggtctgagtactttccaaatgtactgtatatgacaTAAAATGCTGTGTTAAATAGCTAAAAGGCTATAAAGTAACATTAACTGTAAAGCTATCAGTCACTATTGGAAACATTTACAACTTCAATTAAGTTACACTATATTTTTATGTATTTTAATTC
This is a stretch of genomic DNA from Salmo salar unplaced genomic scaffold, Ssal_v3.1, whole genome shotgun sequence. It encodes these proteins:
- the LOC123740219 gene encoding LOW QUALITY PROTEIN: UDP-GlcNAc:betaGal beta-1,3-N-acetylglucosaminyltransferase 7-like (The sequence of the model RefSeq protein was modified relative to this genomic sequence to represent the inferred CDS: deleted 2 bases in 2 codons; added 277 bases not found in genome assembly) translates to MMRCFNNRGTYSIAGFLIHYTFCPIAMDFFFRRKRALKTLLSLSLVFASLLMIQKFKLVDNSIKDDMEVKRLEDAGWCGPECDFYKGKDLLKSSLGNYSPPVIGDDLVAPRVTVSNTTASTWDVHVMNCSEDSAVRKNDWFRRLDTRFHQFVLHRHCRYFPMLINHPDKCRNGDVHLLMVVKSVIEQHDRREAVRNTWGREQTIDGKRIKTLFLLGSPTNGKDTKNLQKLIEYEDMIYGDILQWDFMDTFFNLTLKEVNFLKWFDIHCCSAKFIFKGDDDVFVNTNNLLELIRFKTEDRKVLNVFVGDTISKAIPIRNRQSKYYIPKELFDRPYPPYVGGGGFLMSSQLARRLFVVSEDLELYPIDDVFLGMCLQKLHLAPEMHPGFRTFGIMKRRVSPMNSEPCFFKKLIVVHKLSPQELLMMWSVVENKELVCAKRTAP